In Lolium rigidum isolate FL_2022 chromosome 7, APGP_CSIRO_Lrig_0.1, whole genome shotgun sequence, the DNA window TAGTTTCTTGTAATTTTCTTCCGTACTATTGACCTACTAGATACTTGTGTCATTTTCCCCAACCTTACTATGGATGTTCTGCACTCGTTTGTCTCTACAGGTGATCATTGACTTCACTGCTTCATGGTGCGGACCTTGCCGTGTCATCGCCCCAGTGTTCGCTGAGTACGCCAAGAGGTTCCCTGGTGCCATCttcctcaaggtggatgttgacgAGCTGAAGGTATGGACAGTACCATAAACGTCCGACAGGTCTCCCTTGTGACACTGAACTAATATGGTTTCCTTGTTCAACAGGATGTCGCTGAAAAATACCAGGTCGAGGCGATGCCCACCTTCCTTTTCATCAAGGACGGTGAGAAGGTTGACACCGTTGTTGGTGGCAGGAAGGACGAAATCCATAAGAAGCTCCTGGAACTCACTACCGCGCCTGCGTCTGCCTAAGAAACTGTTTATCAATAAGGGCAAGCACAACATCATTGTCCGCTTGTCTTGGGTGTGACTGGACATCGTGTTGATTTATTTAGAGTTAAGGACTTAAGATATGTGTGCCGTAAGATTTGAAATTCCTTGTGTTCGCTCTACTTCGCTTACTGGGAAGTAAGAATCTGACTGTTATGTCTGAATGTTAGTACCACAAAGTAATACAATGCTGTTTGTCATGTGCGCATAAGTTGTTCCTTGGTGTTTACTTCTGGTGACACAAGTTCTgacgatttctttctcttttcatgAGAACTTGTTGAATTCGATCTGTTTGACTGTAGGATTGACGAGCCAGAGGCCAGAGCTTGCTGAATACTATCTGTCCTGCTGTAGGAGTCTTTGCCGAATTGTGGGCATCTAGAGTTTGTATGAATCAAAATTTACAGCTAGGATTATTGCTATCCTAGGGCTGCTTCCAAGGAATTCTTTGCTGTTGGCTGCTTAAACTTTATAGCACTTCTCCGATGCTGCTGGCCCATCCCCATAACAACAAGCCCACTGATGTTGTGGCCCATGGTAGTAGCAGACGTAGTTGCTAACAAAACTACGTGAAGAGTCTCAGCCCGTCTATCTCTCCTGACTGACATACACTAACAGCACGTAAGTATCCTTGTTGTGCCATATTGGGAAAGGTAGAACTCctggtgttttttttttaaagatgGAACTCCTGGTATTGGTGAAACCCTGAAAGGTATGGTTGTGCTGGTGGTCAGAGAAGCAATTAAGAAGCTATGATTTAGCAACAGCCGATCCTGGATCTCTAGCCTGGCGAGTTAATTTTTCCAGCCCGGAAAATTCGCAGTCTTCGGTTGCTACTGGCCGGTATTATTAGCCCGATTAATCCCGTCCAATTGAACTTTCTCGTTTTGGATTAAATTCACCCTCATCCAAGCAGTGGAAAAATTTCTACAACTTAAGCTGAGAGCGAGCCAAGGGCCGCGAAAGGTCTGAACGAACATGTTCTTCAAGACATGGATTAGAAGTGATGAAGGAAATAGGATTAGACGGGATTGGATGTAAGATCTGGATCAACCAAATCCATGTCTAGATCAACAAATCCACTCTCATGTTTGAACGTTAGCTTTAAGATTTTCACGCATAAAGTTGGT includes these proteins:
- the LOC124674016 gene encoding thioredoxin H-type-like → MAAEEGCVIACHTKEEFDSNFAKGKESGKLVIIDFTASWCGPCRVIAPVFAEYAKRFPGAIFLKVDVDELKDVAEKYQVEAMPTFLFIKDGEKVDTVVGGRKDEIHKKLLELTTAPASA